TCTTGCAAAATGAAAGTCGTCTCTAACTCAACCCCTCTTATTGCTTTGTCCAGGATCAATAAATTAGAACTTTTACATCTCATATTCGGCACTATAATTATACCCACTGCCGTATACAATGAGGTAGTATTGGAAGGTGCCGATAGACCGGGCGAAAAGGAGGTTGCCAATGCCTCATGGATCATAAAAAGGGAGGTACAAAATCTCCTCGCTGTTTCAATACTTAAAGCGGACCTCGATCGCGGGGAAGCCGAAGCGGTTGTTCTAGCAAAGGAATTAGGAGCAGATTATCTTTTGGTAGACGAGAAAAAAGCACGGAGAGTAGCCAGAAGTTCTGGAATGAAAATTATGGGTACTGTAGGGATTTTGGGCCTTGTTGCCAAGAAGGGGCTAATTTCCAATCTTGATGAAATTTTTAATAAACTGGAACAAAATGGTTTTCGGTTTGCAGAGGAGGTAAGGAAAAAGGTCAAAGAGGAAAGCGACACAGTCGGCTAATAGTCTAAGAGTATTGAGGGTTTAAAGTAT
This genomic window from Calderihabitans maritimus contains:
- a CDS encoding DUF3368 domain-containing protein; this encodes MKVVSNSTPLIALSRINKLELLHLIFGTIIIPTAVYNEVVLEGADRPGEKEVANASWIIKREVQNLLAVSILKADLDRGEAEAVVLAKELGADYLLVDEKKARRVARSSGMKIMGTVGILGLVAKKGLISNLDEIFNKLEQNGFRFAEEVRKKVKEESDTVG